In one window of Halorubrum sp. BV1 DNA:
- a CDS encoding sodium-dependent transporter encodes MARETWATRAGFILAAVGSAVGLGNIWRFPFITGQEGGGAFLLVYLLFVALIGLPAILVEFVIGRRTELNPVGAIRALGSGAWNHLGWLFVAIGFVILSYYSVVAGWFLRYTLIGVLDGYAIADTGEAQALFGTVATGIDTLLFHAVFMALVIGIIAAGVRRGIEIGVKIMVPAILVLLVGLAAYGFTLDASAAAYSYYLSPDFGYLIANWTSILPAAAGQAFFTLSLGMGVMITYASYLGEDRNLVADAGVIASLDTLVAVLVGFVVFPFLFAAGLEPGSGGPGGIFVSLTTAFAGIPGGRVLGVVFFGMVGIAALSSAISILEVLVSYLIDELGVSRVPASAALGVAVFLLGVPVTIDLIFLDLFDLLADGVLLVLGSLLLALFVGWVVPDIAREELSQGIGDLGPFGNAWIWIVRVPIVVVVAVSLYLGVVDYVEFLTGGFAEWLAAQ; translated from the coding sequence ATGGCACGCGAGACATGGGCGACACGGGCGGGATTCATCCTCGCCGCGGTCGGCAGCGCGGTCGGGCTCGGGAACATCTGGCGGTTCCCCTTCATCACCGGACAGGAAGGCGGCGGGGCGTTTCTCCTCGTCTACCTGCTGTTCGTCGCGCTGATCGGCCTCCCGGCGATCCTCGTCGAGTTCGTGATCGGACGACGCACTGAGCTGAATCCCGTCGGCGCGATCCGCGCCCTCGGCAGCGGCGCGTGGAACCATCTCGGCTGGCTGTTCGTGGCCATCGGCTTCGTCATCTTATCGTACTACAGCGTCGTCGCCGGCTGGTTCCTGCGCTACACGCTCATCGGCGTTCTCGACGGCTACGCGATCGCCGATACCGGCGAGGCGCAGGCGCTTTTCGGCACCGTCGCCACCGGGATCGACACCCTGCTCTTCCACGCCGTGTTCATGGCGCTCGTCATCGGCATCATTGCCGCCGGCGTCCGCCGCGGCATCGAGATCGGCGTGAAGATCATGGTGCCGGCGATCCTCGTGCTTCTCGTCGGCCTCGCCGCCTACGGCTTCACCCTCGACGCGTCGGCGGCGGCGTACAGCTACTACCTCTCGCCGGATTTCGGGTACCTCATCGCCAACTGGACGAGCATCCTCCCGGCCGCGGCCGGGCAGGCCTTCTTCACCCTCTCGCTCGGGATGGGCGTGATGATCACCTACGCCTCGTACCTCGGTGAGGACCGAAACCTCGTCGCTGACGCGGGCGTGATCGCGAGCCTCGACACCTTGGTCGCGGTGCTCGTCGGATTCGTCGTCTTCCCATTCCTCTTTGCGGCCGGTCTCGAACCCGGCTCGGGCGGACCGGGGGGAATCTTCGTGAGCCTCACGACGGCGTTCGCCGGGATCCCCGGCGGCCGCGTCCTCGGCGTCGTCTTCTTCGGAATGGTCGGAATCGCGGCGCTCTCCTCTGCGATCAGCATCCTCGAAGTGCTCGTCTCCTATTTGATCGACGAGCTCGGCGTCTCGCGGGTCCCGGCGTCGGCCGCGCTCGGCGTCGCCGTCTTCCTCCTCGGCGTGCCGGTGACCATCGACCTGATCTTCCTCGACCTCTTCGATCTGCTCGCCGACGGCGTGCTCCTCGTGTTGGGGTCGCTGCTCCTCGCGCTGTTCGTCGGCTGGGTGGTCCCCGACATCGCTCGCGAGGAACTCTCGCAGGGGATCGGCGACCTCGGACCCTTCGGCAACGCGTGGATCTGGATCGTCCGCGTCCCGATCGTCGTCGTCGTCGCCGTCTCGCTATACCTCGGGGTCGTCGACTACGTCGAATTCCTCACGGGCGGGTTCGCCGAGTGGCTGGCGGCGCAGTGA
- a CDS encoding NAD(P)/FAD-dependent oxidoreductase, which yields MERVDVAIVGGGPAGSAAAHAAATGDADALVLEKGVPRDDRDRLGPDSTDAAGILDYWVDIMGIHPDEFDDGVLQRELNRAEFRGPDEAATLTSTGIDSSYDRFGYTFHRARFDDWLRDRAEDAGAEYRAGVSVRGVDTDLSVDRGAADADHPRHVVELASGESIGADFVVLADGPQRTVTNRVLNEYLPDDAPASERLASRTANHIAYQEYRRVPEAVYEEVNDAIVFWWGVMPGETAYPWIFPNADHVCRIGLTMPIGLDIDEFDRDAYALLDSDDDSIPQGGEYIRRLLEWQYGDEYDIDEAFPIVEDAGKRDGTETYPISSTRPIDSPTDAGIAVAGGAMGTTSAFHEGGDHVAVRTGAIAGELAAAGDLGSYNRRWKEAIGDEIVRNVTMADMVAEYDPDDWNRIIGAADAMLAAERGDDLLSQPYRSGWESVKLLLSYKWNKRRVAKNYVGIDESEYVY from the coding sequence ATGGAACGCGTAGACGTCGCTATCGTGGGGGGCGGGCCGGCAGGCTCCGCCGCAGCGCACGCCGCCGCGACCGGCGACGCGGATGCCCTCGTCTTGGAGAAGGGGGTACCGCGGGACGATCGGGACCGACTCGGTCCCGACTCGACAGACGCCGCCGGGATCTTGGATTACTGGGTCGATATCATGGGTATCCACCCCGACGAGTTCGACGACGGCGTCCTCCAGCGAGAGCTGAACCGCGCCGAGTTCCGCGGTCCCGACGAGGCCGCGACGCTCACGTCGACCGGAATCGACTCCTCGTACGACCGGTTCGGCTACACCTTCCACCGCGCGCGGTTCGACGACTGGCTCCGCGACCGGGCGGAAGACGCCGGAGCCGAGTACCGCGCCGGGGTGTCCGTCCGCGGCGTCGACACCGATCTGTCGGTCGATCGCGGCGCTGCCGACGCCGATCATCCCCGCCACGTCGTCGAACTCGCCTCCGGTGAGTCGATCGGAGCCGACTTCGTCGTCCTCGCCGACGGTCCCCAGCGCACGGTCACGAACCGCGTGCTCAACGAGTACCTGCCCGACGACGCGCCCGCCTCAGAGCGGCTCGCCTCGCGGACGGCGAACCACATCGCGTATCAGGAGTACCGCCGGGTTCCCGAAGCGGTGTACGAGGAGGTGAACGACGCCATCGTCTTCTGGTGGGGCGTCATGCCCGGCGAGACCGCGTACCCGTGGATCTTCCCGAACGCGGACCACGTCTGTCGGATCGGACTCACGATGCCGATCGGCTTGGACATCGACGAGTTCGACCGCGACGCGTACGCGCTGCTCGACTCCGACGACGACTCGATCCCGCAGGGCGGCGAGTACATCCGGCGATTGCTGGAGTGGCAGTACGGCGACGAGTACGACATCGATGAGGCGTTTCCGATCGTCGAAGACGCCGGCAAGCGCGACGGTACGGAGACGTACCCGATATCCTCGACGCGTCCAATCGATTCTCCGACGGACGCCGGGATCGCCGTCGCCGGCGGCGCGATGGGAACGACCTCCGCCTTCCACGAAGGGGGCGACCACGTCGCGGTCCGCACCGGCGCGATCGCGGGCGAACTGGCCGCCGCCGGCGATCTCGGGTCGTACAACCGACGATGGAAAGAGGCCATCGGCGACGAGATCGTCCGGAACGTGACGATGGCGGACATGGTCGCCGAGTACGATCCGGACGACTGGAACCGGATCATCGGCGCGGCCGACGCGATGCTCGCGGCAGAGAGAGGAGATGACCTGCTCTCACAGCCGTACCGCTCCGGCTGGGAGTCTGTGAAGCTGCTTTTGTCGTACAAGTGGAACAAGCGCCGCGTGGCGAAGAACTACGTCGGCATCGACGAGAGCGAGTACGTCTACTGA
- a CDS encoding DUF5785 family protein, whose protein sequence is MDWPHDPDGEQGSEGGRKYGHAVLAKKIDEEEDFPLTATEYVEQYGDHPVRIDFETVVSVEEIFDSVEKAEFADFVEFHQELGRAMRENGYWFYEGAEQFVSGDA, encoded by the coding sequence ATGGACTGGCCACACGACCCCGACGGAGAACAGGGGAGCGAGGGAGGACGGAAGTACGGCCACGCCGTCCTCGCGAAGAAGATCGACGAGGAAGAGGACTTCCCGCTGACGGCGACGGAGTACGTCGAGCAGTACGGGGATCACCCCGTCCGGATCGACTTCGAGACCGTCGTTTCCGTCGAAGAGATATTCGACAGCGTCGAGAAAGCGGAGTTCGCGGATTTCGTGGAGTTCCACCAAGAACTCGGACGAGCGATGCGCGAGAACGGCTACTGGTTTTACGAGGGCGCAGAGCAGTTCGTTAGCGGCGACGCCTGA
- a CDS encoding dipeptide epimerase: MSLDTEFERVSLPLSDPFTISRGTQTEAENVIVRVTDEGGTTGVGGAAPSAHYGETAATVEAVLPDLLAAVESIGDPHALHEIESRMAGVVTDNPAARCAVSIAVHDLSAKRLGVPLYRLWGLDPAAAPVTSFTVGLDETERVREKAADAAAAGYPVLKLKLGTDRDRELVDAVRDAAPDVRLRVDANEAWTPREAVEKSEWLADRDVEFVEQPVPAENEEGLRFVYERSALPIAADEACVTLSDIPAIADRCDIANLKLMKTGGLLEARRLIAAARAHGLEVMCGCMIESNASIAAAAQLAPLIDYADLDGSLLLAEDPYDGIDVDDGEIRLGDRRRAGTGARRRPKE, encoded by the coding sequence ATGAGCCTCGACACCGAGTTCGAGCGGGTGTCGCTGCCGCTCTCTGACCCGTTCACCATCTCGCGGGGGACCCAGACCGAAGCGGAGAACGTGATCGTCCGTGTCACGGACGAGGGGGGCACGACGGGCGTCGGTGGCGCGGCCCCGTCGGCACACTACGGCGAGACTGCCGCCACGGTCGAGGCCGTGCTGCCCGATCTGCTCGCAGCCGTCGAGTCGATCGGCGACCCGCATGCGCTCCACGAGATCGAATCGCGGATGGCGGGCGTCGTCACCGACAATCCGGCCGCGCGCTGTGCGGTGTCGATCGCCGTCCACGATCTGTCGGCCAAGCGGCTCGGCGTCCCGCTGTATCGGCTGTGGGGGCTCGACCCCGCGGCCGCGCCCGTCACGTCCTTTACCGTCGGCCTCGATGAGACCGAACGCGTCAGAGAGAAGGCCGCCGACGCGGCCGCGGCCGGCTATCCCGTGCTCAAGCTCAAGCTCGGTACCGACCGCGACCGCGAACTCGTCGACGCGGTTCGCGACGCCGCACCGGACGTCAGGCTTCGCGTCGACGCCAACGAGGCGTGGACGCCGCGGGAGGCCGTCGAGAAGAGCGAGTGGCTCGCCGACCGCGATGTGGAGTTCGTCGAGCAGCCGGTACCCGCCGAGAACGAGGAGGGGCTCCGGTTCGTCTACGAGCGGTCTGCACTCCCGATCGCCGCCGACGAGGCGTGCGTGACGCTCTCCGATATCCCCGCGATCGCCGACCGGTGTGACATCGCGAACCTGAAGCTGATGAAGACCGGCGGGCTGCTGGAGGCGAGGCGGCTGATCGCCGCGGCGCGCGCACACGGACTGGAGGTGATGTGCGGGTGTATGATCGAGTCGAACGCGTCGATCGCGGCGGCCGCGCAGCTCGCGCCGCTCATCGACTACGCCGACCTGGACGGATCGCTGCTGCTCGCCGAGGACCCGTACGACGGGATCGACGTGGACGACGGCGAGATCCGGCTCGGAGACCGGCGTAGGGCGGGGACCGGTGCCCGGCGACGGCCGAAAGAGTAA
- a CDS encoding divalent metal cation transporter produces MSETVSGVTAPWGDRIREYLAGMGPSWIAGAIAAGPASMASLITAGARFDYALLWVVVLSAVAGTLAQYLAMRLGLLSERGIVEVVERHLGEWWAWILVADVVIAAGVAQLVIMKTVATVSATITGVDARICGAVWALVLVGGLAGKGYRFVEFVAKALVTAVVVAFVASLFVVPISPTRALSGLVPTLPTGSGVVAAGILGGAVHITLITMHSYTMRARRWTSSEYGLATVDVVASMLVAFGVYSVATFLVTASVLTDPSLSTVGAAQALGPLAGSAAQWLFLLGLGGAAVSTLGGNTLVPPFLVADKLGWDTTVEDPRYRGLLVAVALLSAPGAFIGGEVLGQLVLVLALGTVGTPFAIAVVLYLLNSDAVPEGTSTLANLGGVALFVVSGGLAVNFVVEQVGGGVDLLTGLVVAFAAALGLATVGLLAKLLGETYVGA; encoded by the coding sequence ATGTCAGAGACAGTCTCGGGTGTGACCGCGCCGTGGGGAGACCGCATTCGCGAGTATCTCGCCGGTATGGGACCGTCGTGGATCGCCGGTGCCATCGCCGCCGGTCCGGCGTCGATGGCGAGTCTGATAACGGCCGGTGCGCGCTTCGACTACGCCTTGCTCTGGGTTGTCGTCCTGTCGGCCGTGGCGGGCACGCTCGCGCAGTACCTCGCGATGCGGCTGGGGCTCTTGTCCGAGCGCGGTATCGTCGAAGTCGTCGAGCGCCACCTCGGCGAGTGGTGGGCGTGGATCCTCGTCGCCGACGTGGTCATCGCCGCCGGCGTCGCACAGTTGGTGATAATGAAAACCGTGGCGACCGTTTCGGCGACCATCACGGGCGTCGACGCGCGGATCTGCGGCGCTGTGTGGGCGCTCGTCCTCGTGGGGGGGCTCGCGGGCAAAGGGTACAGATTCGTCGAGTTCGTCGCCAAGGCGCTCGTCACCGCCGTCGTCGTCGCGTTCGTCGCGTCGCTTTTCGTCGTCCCGATCAGCCCCACACGAGCACTGTCCGGACTCGTTCCGACGCTCCCCACCGGAAGCGGCGTCGTAGCCGCGGGCATCCTCGGCGGCGCGGTCCACATCACGCTCATCACCATGCACTCGTATACGATGCGCGCGCGCCGGTGGACCAGCAGTGAGTACGGTCTCGCGACGGTCGACGTGGTCGCCTCCATGCTCGTCGCGTTCGGGGTCTACAGCGTGGCGACGTTCCTGGTCACCGCGAGCGTCCTCACCGACCCGTCCCTCTCGACGGTGGGCGCGGCACAGGCGCTCGGTCCCCTGGCCGGTTCGGCCGCTCAGTGGCTGTTCCTGCTCGGACTCGGCGGCGCGGCCGTCTCGACGCTCGGCGGCAACACGCTCGTTCCCCCCTTCCTCGTCGCGGACAAGCTCGGTTGGGACACGACGGTCGAGGACCCGCGGTACCGCGGGCTACTCGTGGCGGTCGCGCTGCTCTCCGCTCCAGGGGCGTTCATCGGCGGCGAGGTCCTCGGCCAGCTCGTGCTCGTCCTCGCGCTGGGCACCGTGGGCACCCCCTTCGCCATCGCCGTCGTGTTGTATCTCCTGAACTCCGACGCCGTGCCCGAGGGCACGTCGACGCTCGCGAACCTCGGCGGCGTCGCGCTGTTCGTGGTCTCCGGCGGGCTGGCCGTCAACTTCGTCGTCGAACAGGTGGGCGGCGGGGTCGACCTCCTCACGGGACTCGTCGTCGCCTTCGCGGCGGCGCTCGGGCTCGCGACGGTCGGTCTGCTCGCTAAGCTCCTCGGAGAGACGTATGTCGGGGCCTGA
- a CDS encoding AIM24 family protein: MNLDQFTAANAPTDSADPFQRENSYTLDVDVDGTVMAKAGSMIAYTGDVSFTGKASAEGGITGFLKQAATGEGTPIMAVEGAGHVYFADGGKKVQVLELDADESITVNGEDVLAFEESLSYEISTIDSLAGSFAGGFSNVYLQGPGYVAVTTHGDPIVLEPPVATDPSATVAWSGTSPSVEVNRSLSDMVGQESGERYQMRFDDSDGIVVVQPYEEHV, encoded by the coding sequence ATGAATCTCGATCAGTTCACCGCCGCGAACGCACCGACGGACAGCGCAGACCCCTTCCAGCGCGAGAACAGCTACACCCTCGACGTCGACGTCGACGGCACCGTGATGGCGAAGGCCGGATCGATGATAGCGTACACGGGAGACGTGTCGTTCACCGGAAAGGCCTCCGCCGAGGGAGGAATTACCGGCTTCCTCAAGCAGGCCGCCACCGGCGAGGGAACGCCGATCATGGCGGTCGAGGGAGCGGGTCACGTCTACTTCGCCGACGGCGGCAAGAAGGTACAGGTCCTCGAACTGGACGCAGACGAGTCGATCACGGTCAACGGCGAGGATGTGCTCGCGTTCGAGGAGTCGCTGTCGTACGAGATCAGCACGATAGACAGCCTCGCCGGCTCGTTCGCCGGCGGCTTCAGCAACGTCTACCTCCAAGGTCCCGGCTACGTCGCGGTGACGACCCACGGCGACCCGATCGTCTTGGAACCCCCGGTCGCGACGGATCCGAGCGCGACCGTCGCGTGGAGCGGTACCTCGCCGAGCGTCGAGGTAAACCGTAGCCTCTCTGACATGGTCGGCCAGGAGTCCGGCGAGCGGTACCAGATGCGGTTCGACGACTCCGACGGGATCGTCGTCGTCCAACCGTACGAAGAACACGTCTGA
- a CDS encoding Xaa-Pro peptidase family protein, producing the protein MVDLSARTDRLDEYLDRRGLEAIWFAKPNGFAWLTGGDNVVDGDADIGIAAAGYDGELRVITDNIEADRLADEELPDRFDVESFPWHGASLADAIADRSPAPAAADFDVPGFDRVDGGRLRQPLTDDDVERYRELGREAAAALETVCRNLEPDDPEYEVAAGIDISLSSRDVNTPVVLVGGGERAQAYRHFTPTDATLGDYALVSITAERAGLYASLTRTVAFDAPEWLEERHRAAARVEATALAATEAAAAGDGTAADVFAAIREAYDAVGHPGEWRKHHQGGAAGFAGREWIATPESDEPVTRPMGYAWNPTVQGAKSENTHLVAADRTETLTKTGQWPTHEVDPVAVDGISTEPRELTAPVIR; encoded by the coding sequence ATGGTCGATCTCTCCGCTCGCACCGACAGGCTCGACGAGTACCTCGATCGTCGCGGACTCGAGGCGATCTGGTTCGCCAAGCCGAACGGCTTCGCGTGGCTCACCGGCGGCGACAACGTCGTCGACGGCGATGCCGATATCGGTATCGCCGCGGCCGGCTACGACGGCGAACTCCGCGTGATCACAGACAACATTGAAGCCGACAGGCTCGCCGACGAAGAACTGCCAGACCGGTTCGACGTCGAATCGTTCCCGTGGCACGGCGCGTCGCTCGCCGATGCGATCGCCGACCGGTCGCCCGCTCCCGCGGCCGCCGATTTCGACGTTCCCGGATTCGACCGCGTCGACGGCGGTCGCCTCCGACAGCCGCTCACCGACGACGACGTCGAACGCTACCGCGAGCTGGGTCGTGAGGCGGCCGCCGCCCTCGAAACCGTCTGCCGGAATCTCGAACCGGACGACCCGGAGTACGAGGTCGCCGCCGGCATCGACATCTCGCTTTCGTCCCGAGACGTGAACACCCCGGTCGTGCTCGTCGGCGGCGGCGAGCGGGCGCAGGCGTACCGACACTTCACGCCGACAGACGCGACGCTCGGCGACTACGCGCTGGTCTCTATCACCGCCGAGCGCGCGGGGTTGTACGCCTCGCTCACGCGCACCGTCGCCTTCGACGCGCCGGAGTGGCTGGAAGAGCGACATCGGGCGGCCGCCCGCGTCGAGGCGACCGCGCTCGCCGCAACGGAGGCGGCCGCTGCGGGCGACGGCACCGCCGCGGACGTCTTCGCGGCGATCCGCGAGGCGTACGACGCCGTGGGACATCCGGGCGAGTGGCGCAAACACCATCAGGGCGGCGCAGCGGGCTTCGCGGGCCGCGAGTGGATCGCGACGCCCGAGAGCGACGAACCGGTCACCCGTCCGATGGGCTACGCGTGGAACCCCACGGTGCAGGGCGCGAAAAGCGAGAACACCCACCTCGTCGCGGCCGATCGGACCGAGACGCTCACGAAGACGGGTCAGTGGCCGACACACGAGGTCGATCCCGTCGCGGTCGACGGGATCTCGACCGAGCCGCGGGAGCTGACCGCGCCGGTGATCCGGTGA
- a CDS encoding glycerophosphodiester phosphodiesterase, with the protein MRGSDDGTPALVAHRGFAGENPENTVAAVEAATATTPTGTADEAAASGTNRRRADWIEVDAVPTADGDVVALHDVELSGSDRGVDGLTDATGVVWETDTETVTSATVLESSETVPLLADVFDAAPPDIGVNVELKNPGRRDLRPGEKLEREALAERTAVWRPFVERVLDVVDDYGHDVLFSSFCEGALAAVRKLSSVPVAPLLSGSIGDGIAIARACDAEAVHPPIDAVRGTPFFDAARFGHADDLVSVAHADDRAVNVWTVETWYQATRLASVGVDGIIADYSTVRPR; encoded by the coding sequence ATGAGAGGGTCCGACGACGGGACGCCGGCGCTCGTCGCCCACCGCGGGTTCGCGGGCGAGAATCCGGAGAACACCGTCGCGGCCGTCGAAGCGGCGACCGCGACTACACCGACCGGGACGGCGGACGAGGCCGCGGCGAGCGGAACGAACCGCCGTCGAGCCGACTGGATCGAGGTCGACGCCGTCCCCACGGCCGACGGTGACGTGGTCGCCCTTCACGACGTGGAGCTGTCGGGGAGTGACCGCGGGGTGGACGGTCTCACTGACGCGACGGGCGTCGTCTGGGAGACCGACACAGAGACGGTCACGAGCGCGACGGTGTTGGAGAGCAGCGAGACCGTCCCGCTTCTCGCGGACGTGTTCGACGCCGCCCCTCCGGACATCGGCGTGAACGTCGAACTCAAGAACCCGGGACGACGCGACCTCCGGCCGGGCGAAAAGCTGGAGAGAGAGGCGCTCGCGGAGCGGACGGCAGTCTGGCGGCCGTTCGTCGAGCGCGTGCTCGACGTCGTCGACGACTACGGACACGACGTCCTGTTCTCGTCGTTCTGTGAGGGCGCGCTCGCGGCGGTCAGAAAGCTGTCTTCGGTTCCGGTCGCGCCGCTTTTGTCGGGGTCGATCGGCGACGGGATCGCGATCGCTCGCGCGTGCGACGCGGAGGCGGTTCACCCGCCGATCGACGCGGTTCGGGGGACGCCGTTTTTCGACGCCGCGCGGTTCGGTCACGCCGACGACCTCGTCTCCGTCGCGCACGCGGACGACCGCGCGGTGAACGTCTGGACCGTCGAGACCTGGTATCAGGCCACTCGGCTCGCGTCGGTCGGCGTCGACGGGATCATCGCCGATTACTCGACGGTGCGTCCCCGCTGA
- a CDS encoding DUF1611 domain-containing protein, producing MSDERIAILAHEKFPDRAKTALGVMRYGDQDVRAVLDRDRDGDRVSEHVPDIADAPIVESFADAHAAADGDLDALYIGISPIGGRFDESWRDDVEAAIEAGCDVVSGLHYFLNEDDELAALADEHGVDLVDVREPDDDLTVATGASGDVDADVVLTVGTDCSVGKMTTSLEIVAAARERGIDAAFVPTGQTGIMIAGWGNPIDRVVSDFTPGAVEDMLVEVGDDHDLLVVEGQGSIIHPAYSAVTCGILHGSMADGLVLCHAAGREAIHGYESFDLRSVPEYVDLYEGLADPINETAVVAGALNTKDVDDDEAAADAVASFADDVGAPAADPVRDGAAAIVDGIVDAGLGGE from the coding sequence ATGAGCGACGAACGGATCGCCATCCTCGCACACGAGAAGTTCCCCGACCGCGCGAAGACCGCTCTCGGCGTCATGCGGTACGGCGACCAGGACGTTCGCGCGGTCCTCGACCGCGACCGCGACGGCGACCGCGTGAGCGAGCACGTCCCCGACATCGCGGACGCGCCGATAGTCGAATCGTTTGCTGACGCGCACGCGGCCGCCGACGGCGACCTCGACGCCTTATATATCGGAATCTCACCTATCGGAGGGCGCTTCGACGAGTCGTGGCGCGACGACGTCGAGGCCGCGATCGAGGCCGGCTGCGACGTGGTGAGCGGCCTCCATTACTTCCTCAACGAGGACGACGAACTGGCCGCATTGGCCGACGAACACGGCGTCGACCTCGTCGACGTCCGCGAGCCCGACGACGATCTCACGGTCGCGACCGGAGCCTCGGGCGACGTCGACGCCGACGTGGTACTGACGGTGGGAACCGACTGCTCGGTCGGGAAGATGACGACGTCGCTGGAAATCGTCGCTGCCGCCCGCGAGCGAGGGATAGACGCGGCGTTCGTCCCGACCGGCCAGACCGGCATCATGATCGCCGGCTGGGGGAATCCGATCGACCGGGTCGTCTCCGACTTCACCCCCGGGGCAGTCGAAGACATGCTCGTCGAGGTGGGCGACGACCACGACCTGCTCGTCGTCGAGGGGCAGGGCAGCATTATTCACCCCGCCTACTCGGCGGTCACCTGCGGGATCCTCCACGGGTCGATGGCCGACGGGCTCGTCCTCTGTCACGCGGCCGGCCGCGAGGCGATCCACGGATACGAGTCGTTCGACCTCCGGTCCGTCCCCGAGTACGTCGACCTGTACGAGGGGCTCGCCGACCCGATCAACGAGACGGCGGTCGTCGCCGGGGCGCTCAACACGAAAGACGTCGACGACGACGAGGCGGCGGCCGATGCCGTCGCCTCGTTCGCGGACGACGTGGGCGCGCCGGCCGCCGACCCGGTCCGCGACGGCGCAGCGGCGATCGTCGACGGTATCGTCGACGCCGGACTCGGCGGCGAATGA